The following is a genomic window from Tolypothrix sp. NIES-4075.
AGTAACTGTTTCAGCCTTAGCGTAAGTTTCTGTACGATTGCTCATTTCACCCCTAATTTCAAAGCTACTTCGACATTTCCAACAGAACCATATTTGTCGTTTTTTATAACCATGTCTTTGTGTTTTTTCATGCCACCACCCTTGTGTCTGTTGCATTGCTTTATCTAGAAACTCTTGAGAGTTTGACAAATCATTAAGCAACAAAGCAATACATTCTCCTGCTAAAACTAATGCCGATTCTCTAATTTTTTCCTCACGGAATTTGAAAACTTGTACATCAAACTCTGAGATATTTGTTAATTCTAAAACTTTCGTAACTTTTTCTTGAAACTTTGACAACGATTTGCTTAAATTAAAAGTAGAATATATATTATTTTTCATAGTAGGCATTCCCTGTTTTTGTTTTGATGTCAGATATTAAAACCTTTACTTCAAAGGGAATCCTACCTTTTTTTGGGACAAAAAAACGAGTTATCTTCAGATACTAAAATATTCAGTCAATTTAAAACAGTATTAATACGTATTTAAGTGTGATTTAAATAAGTTTGTACTGAAACTAGTTTTTAGCGATACCTACGGCACACTGCGTGAACGCTTGTTTTTTACCCGATCTCACCAAATCACGTTGCTCCCCGGCGATGATATAGACCGAGCCAAGGAGTTAATGCTTGAAGCATTGCATAATGTGCCGGAAATACTGAAAGATCCTGCTCCTGATGTGCTGCTCATGGAACTTGCCGAAAGTACCGTTAATATCCGCGTTCGTTGGTGGATCAACCCGCCACGACGTGCAGATGACCTCGCCTCACGGGACAAGGTGCTTTCTACAATTAAGAAAACGTTAGTCGAAAACGGCATCGATTTACCCTTTCCCACACAGCAAATTTTATTCCATGACCAGACAGAAGAGACAGATGGCGATGTCTGGCGACAAGCCGCTCCGCGTCTACGCTCCCGTCAGCGTGAAGGTTGGCCATCTGGTAAAGGCAAAGTACCAAAACCCCGTAACATTGGTGATTCGCTCAGGTTACTTGCTCAAGAGCGCTCCCCACGAGATGACAACGGTAAGGTAGATTCTCCAAAAGCTAAGGATGAAAACTAAATTTATTGCTGCTTAACCTGGTGAATTTATTAAAGACAAATCACATTTATTTAACCTTTTGCTTTCTGATAGGAGTACGAACAATAAATTGACTAGCAGATGAATTAATAGCAATTGGTTCGATTTTTCCTTGGTAAACTAAAGTTTGATAAATTAAAGCTGTAATCTCTCCGCGTGTGGCAGGTTTTGTTGGATTAAGAACTTTGGTATTTGGATAATTCACCACTATATTTTTTTCGGTTGCTGCTGCTACATCTCCAACTGCATATTGCGGAATCTTATTGGCATCTGCGTAAGTATTAGTAATAATAAATGATGCAGGATGGTTAAGATCCACAGCATTAGCTGTTACAGCCTGGGCTTTTGGTATTAATAACGGTTGCATCAAAGTAGTAAATGCAAGAGGCATGAAAATACGTCTTTTTACAGCTTTTCGTGTGGTTTGTTCAGGAACTACTCTCTGCGCCACTGTAGGTACACTAACTGCTGATGCACTAGTAGTTAAATTCAAACCTTTATATAAGGCAACTATAGCCTCAACCTTAGAAACTGGTTGATTGGGACGAAAATAACCACCAGCATAACCTGACATAAAACCTTGTTGATATGCCTCTTCAATGGGACGAGTAGCCCAATAGTTAGCAGGAATATCTTTATATACAGCACCACTTTGGATCTGGCGAATTGCTGGTTTATCAAAAGCTTTACGAATGATTGCTGCAAACTCATCTCGGTCTACTGCCTGTTCTGGTCTAAATGTACCATCAGGATATCCAGTTACAATATTTCTTGCAGCCAAACCCCGAATAAATGGTTCTGCCCAATAACTAGATTTAACATCGCTAAAAGTATTTACAGGTGAAGATTGAGCAGATGTATCTAATGCTCCAACTGTAAGTACTATTAAATTTAAAGATAGTAAAGATACACCTGCTGATACTAACTTCGTTAACTGCATCACGATCTATGCCCCCTTTTTTCAATCATTCATTTTTCTGATGCTTCGATATTATGATTAAATAGTGCAGATTTCGGGGATAAATTTCTAATACATCTTAAAATACTACTATAGACTGATTCTACTTATTCATTAAGAGATATCTAACGGATTAAGAAAAACTATAAATTTTTAAGTGTTTGAATTAGTGTTTAAATTAGTGTTTGAATAATAATTTATACCAATATCAAAATTTTCAATCTAGACAATAAAAATTAAACACTGGGGTAAGAAAGGAAAAATACTGCTGATTCCTTCACGTATTTTCCACTATTTAGATTTATGTTAAATATGAAACGATAATGTAATGAAACCTTTTGCTATACCAATGATCCCAAACTAAGCAATAAATCAAAACAATGTTGATTTAGTATGAGATACATTTTTCAAAAAATATTTCTTTGGGTAGTAGAGTTATCGCCCTAAAAAGCAACATGGTTAGCACAGGAGGATAAAATGCGTCAACTCATTATCCAAGTACCACGGGGAAATGGAAAAGCTGTTATTGATATTGCCAAATCTCATAACGGGTCAAATCTGGCACGATTTGAAGGAAATGCAGAAGAACCCATTGATGTGGTGATTGTTCACGTTTCTAATCGAGAAGTTGGGAAAGTCTTAGAGGAATTACAAGACTTGCCCAAAGTACACATCACGCTCATACCAACTGGTGTGATAGCTCTGCAACCACCTGCATCGGAAGCACCACAGCAAGTTGTGGATGTGGAAGAACGCAGTCCGATTGAGATTTTTCTTTCTGGTTTGCAAAGTGTTGGCTCTTGGCAAGGTTTTCTAGGTTACGCATCGCTTGCAGGTTTTGTGGTCTGGATTGGCTTGTATACTAATACAACTTACTTACTGGTAGCGGCAATGCTGATTGCCCCGTTTGCAGGCCCGGCAATGAATACAGCGATCGCAACTGCATGGGGCGATCGCAAACTCCTGGGGCGGAGTATCCTACGATATTTTGCCGCTTTAGCAGTCACAATTGCCACCACTTGGTTACTTAGCCTAATCTTAAGGCAAGAAATTCCCACTAGTCTAATGCTAGACAGTAGCCAGATTTCAGCAGTGGCAGTGATTTTACCATTGGTAGCCGGAGCCGCCGGAGCGCTCACCTTGGTTCAGTCAGACCGGAGCAGTTTAGTCTCTGGGGCAGCAACCGGAATGTTAGTCGCCGCTTCCTTAGCTCCACCTGCGGGAATTGTCGGTATGGCAAGTGCAATTGGTAGGTGGGATATGGCAATTTCGGGGCTGTTCTTACTGTTTTTGCAACTATGCGGCATCAACTTTTCAGCAGCCCTCTTGTTCCGAGTTTTCGGGCTGTCTCCTCAAGCAACTCGCTATCAGCGTGGTAAAAAACGGGTATTTACTATTGCTTTGACGATCACTGTTATCGCATTGGCTCTTTTACTAACTTGGCAGTTTTCCCATTCTCCCAATCTTCAACGCTCTAGCCTTGCCCAACGTGCTAACGCCCAAGTCCAGAAAACTGTAGAGCAAGTGGGTTTAGCAAAATTAGTCGAGTCGAATGTACGCTTTACACGATCCAACATTGAAGACCAGGATACCCTGCTATCTGTTGTTTATGTGCAGCGTCAACCGCAAGTTACAGCGTCTAATGAAGAAATAAGCTCTAGGCTCACCCAATCAATTCAGGCTCAATTATTGAAACAGGATTTAAATGTCACACCTTTAGTTGATGTCAAAGTGCTAGAACCACCTGCTAGTAAACAATAAGCCCAATTCTCTAAAATACAGCAACAGATTCAAATCTAAAAACCTAATGATGGAGATTTTAATTACGAATTACGAATTAATATTATGAGTAGTCTGAAGCTTTCCCAAAAGCAAGCCCTAGAAAAAGAACGTAACGAAGTCTTACAACAGTTGGAAGATTGGCTAGAAATTCCCATGCTGGTGCTGGGTTTTGTATGGCTAGCACTATTCATCATCGAAATCGTCTGGGGGTTAAACCATTTCCTGGAAGCCGTTAGCATCACTATTTGGATTATTTTTATATTAGATTTTCTCCTGAAAGTAGCGATCGCTCCTCAGAAAATTTCTTATATCAAAAGTAACTGGCTAACAGCTATTTCTCTGGTGTTGCCAGCACTGCGTAGTTTTCGGATTATACGAGTTATACGGATACTACGAACAACGAGGGTTGTGCGAGGACTACAACTGTTGCGAGTCATGACTCGTGCTAACCGAGGAATGCGG
Proteins encoded in this region:
- a CDS encoding TIGR00341 family protein → MRQLIIQVPRGNGKAVIDIAKSHNGSNLARFEGNAEEPIDVVIVHVSNREVGKVLEELQDLPKVHITLIPTGVIALQPPASEAPQQVVDVEERSPIEIFLSGLQSVGSWQGFLGYASLAGFVVWIGLYTNTTYLLVAAMLIAPFAGPAMNTAIATAWGDRKLLGRSILRYFAALAVTIATTWLLSLILRQEIPTSLMLDSSQISAVAVILPLVAGAAGALTLVQSDRSSLVSGAATGMLVAASLAPPAGIVGMASAIGRWDMAISGLFLLFLQLCGINFSAALLFRVFGLSPQATRYQRGKKRVFTIALTITVIALALLLTWQFSHSPNLQRSSLAQRANAQVQKTVEQVGLAKLVESNVRFTRSNIEDQDTLLSVVYVQRQPQVTASNEEISSRLTQSIQAQLLKQDLNVTPLVDVKVLEPPASKQ
- a CDS encoding S-layer homology domain-containing protein; this encodes MMQLTKLVSAGVSLLSLNLIVLTVGALDTSAQSSPVNTFSDVKSSYWAEPFIRGLAARNIVTGYPDGTFRPEQAVDRDEFAAIIRKAFDKPAIRQIQSGAVYKDIPANYWATRPIEEAYQQGFMSGYAGGYFRPNQPVSKVEAIVALYKGLNLTTSASAVSVPTVAQRVVPEQTTRKAVKRRIFMPLAFTTLMQPLLIPKAQAVTANAVDLNHPASFIITNTYADANKIPQYAVGDVAAATEKNIVVNYPNTKVLNPTKPATRGEITALIYQTLVYQGKIEPIAINSSASQFIVRTPIRKQKVK